In the Sphingomonas sp. LM7 genome, one interval contains:
- a CDS encoding serine hydrolase: MIRTAFAALLLLATPAAAQQLTPEQSAKVDRIVADALASTQVPSASVAIVRDGKIVYAKAWGNQGPHVPAPTPDTKYQIASISKQFTAAGLLLLEDEGKLSLDDTIGKYLPGISGGATITIRQLLSHTSGLQDYWPQDYSFAAMENRATPQAILDRWAKKPLDFTPGTQWQYSNTGYVAAGMILEKVAGEPILTFLERRIFKPLGIRPVDQDLAVGRGYPTGYRRNALGPIRRVTVPGAGWMFATGELAMSAPELAKWNIARIDRKLLPAEDWIEQEKMIRLTDGNPANYGLGVSLGMRGEYKQVSHGGAAVGFLSQNIVVPDARLAVVALVNGDFGNAQSTIANGILALLLPAAKANDEEAYRTGLAREFYAALQKGEPNRNLLTENAAYYFNAETVRDYRDSLGPLGAPTSFEPIGSPRLRGGFVNRNYRITYADRSLTLITYADAGRDGKIEQFVVTPAS, translated from the coding sequence ATGATCCGCACCGCATTCGCCGCACTGCTCCTGCTCGCTACCCCCGCAGCGGCGCAACAACTGACGCCCGAGCAGTCGGCAAAGGTCGACAGGATCGTCGCCGACGCGCTGGCCTCGACTCAGGTCCCCTCCGCGTCGGTGGCGATCGTCCGCGACGGCAAGATCGTCTACGCGAAGGCTTGGGGCAATCAGGGACCCCACGTCCCCGCGCCGACGCCCGACACCAAATACCAGATCGCCTCCATCTCCAAGCAGTTCACTGCCGCCGGCCTCCTGCTGCTCGAGGACGAAGGCAAATTGAGCCTCGACGACACGATCGGCAAATACCTCCCCGGCATCTCGGGCGGCGCGACGATCACCATCCGCCAGCTGCTCAGCCACACTTCCGGGCTGCAGGATTACTGGCCGCAGGATTATAGTTTCGCTGCGATGGAGAACCGCGCGACGCCGCAGGCGATCCTCGATCGCTGGGCGAAGAAGCCACTCGATTTTACGCCCGGCACCCAGTGGCAATATTCGAACACGGGCTATGTCGCCGCAGGCATGATCCTCGAAAAGGTCGCCGGCGAGCCGATCCTAACCTTCCTGGAACGCCGCATTTTCAAGCCCTTGGGCATTCGCCCGGTCGATCAGGACCTCGCGGTCGGCAGGGGCTATCCCACCGGCTATCGCCGCAACGCGCTCGGCCCGATCCGCCGGGTGACCGTCCCCGGCGCCGGCTGGATGTTCGCCACCGGCGAACTGGCGATGTCCGCCCCAGAACTCGCCAAGTGGAACATCGCCCGCATCGACCGCAAGCTCCTCCCCGCCGAGGACTGGATCGAGCAGGAGAAGATGATCCGCCTTACCGATGGCAACCCCGCCAATTACGGCCTTGGCGTCTCGCTCGGCATGCGCGGCGAGTATAAGCAGGTCAGCCATGGCGGCGCCGCGGTCGGCTTCCTCAGCCAGAACATCGTCGTCCCCGACGCCCGGCTGGCGGTGGTCGCGCTGGTCAACGGCGATTTCGGCAACGCCCAGTCGACCATCGCCAACGGCATCCTCGCCCTGCTGCTCCCCGCGGCGAAGGCAAATGACGAGGAAGCCTACCGCACCGGCCTGGCACGCGAATTCTACGCCGCGCTCCAGAAGGGCGAGCCAAACCGCAACCTGCTGACCGAAAACGCCGCCTATTATTTCAACGCCGAGACCGTCCGCGACTATCGCGACAGCCTCGGTCCGCTCGGCGCGCCGACCAGCTTCGAACCGATCGGCAGCCCGCGGCTGCGCGGCGGCTTCGTCAACCGCAACTATCGGATCACCTATGCCGACCGGTCGCTGACGCTGATCACCTATGCCGATGCCGGCCGGGACGGGAAGATCGAGCAGTTCGTGGTCACGCCGGCGAGCTGA
- the rimO gene encoding 30S ribosomal protein S12 methylthiotransferase RimO: MATKLPESPRIGMVSLGCPKNLVDSERILTKLRSDGYAMSPDYQGADIVLVNTCGFLDSAKEESLEAIGEAIAENGRVIVTGCMGKEAEVIRARFPNVLAVTGAHQYEEVVGAVHEAAPMPPSPFVNLVPDAGLKLTPRHYSYLKISEGCNHRCAFCIIPSLRGDLVSRRPDAILREAEKLVEAGTKELLVISQDTSAYGVDIRKEPRIWKGQEVIPHMTDLARELGKIAPWVRLHYVYPYPHVDQVIPLMAEGLILPYLDIPFQHAAPAVLRRMRRPANEAKVLERLRGWRAIAPDITIRSTFVVGFPGETEEDFQYLLDWLDEAQLDRVGAFRFEPVEGATANLLPDPVPEAVKEERYARIMEKTAAISAAKLQAKVGRTLEVIIDEVGEEGATGRSQADAPEIDGEVFLRDAGHLKQGDIVRVEIEDADEHDLYGVPLAR, encoded by the coding sequence ATGGCAACCAAACTCCCTGAGTCCCCTCGCATCGGGATGGTGTCGCTCGGCTGTCCGAAGAACCTTGTCGACAGCGAACGCATCCTCACCAAGCTGCGCAGCGACGGCTATGCGATGTCGCCCGACTACCAGGGCGCCGATATCGTGCTGGTCAACACCTGCGGATTCCTCGATTCCGCCAAGGAAGAATCGCTCGAGGCGATCGGCGAGGCGATCGCGGAGAACGGCCGCGTCATCGTCACCGGCTGCATGGGCAAGGAAGCCGAGGTCATCCGCGCGCGCTTCCCCAATGTGCTCGCGGTTACCGGCGCGCACCAGTACGAGGAAGTCGTCGGCGCGGTCCACGAGGCGGCGCCGATGCCGCCCTCGCCCTTCGTCAACCTCGTCCCCGATGCCGGGCTCAAGCTGACGCCGCGGCATTACAGCTATCTGAAGATCTCGGAGGGCTGCAACCATCGCTGCGCCTTCTGCATCATCCCGAGCCTGCGCGGCGACCTGGTCAGCCGCCGCCCAGACGCGATCCTGCGCGAAGCCGAGAAGCTGGTCGAAGCGGGCACCAAGGAACTGCTGGTCATCAGCCAGGACACGTCCGCTTATGGCGTGGATATCCGCAAGGAGCCGCGGATCTGGAAGGGTCAGGAAGTGATCCCCCACATGACCGACCTTGCGCGAGAGCTCGGCAAGATCGCCCCCTGGGTTCGGCTCCACTATGTCTATCCCTACCCGCATGTCGACCAGGTCATCCCGTTGATGGCCGAGGGGCTGATCCTCCCCTATCTCGACATCCCCTTCCAGCACGCGGCGCCCGCCGTGCTCCGCCGGATGCGCCGCCCCGCCAACGAGGCCAAGGTGCTCGAGCGGCTGCGCGGCTGGCGCGCGATCGCGCCGGACATCACGATCCGCTCGACCTTCGTCGTCGGCTTCCCCGGCGAGACCGAGGAGGACTTCCAGTATCTCCTCGACTGGCTCGACGAAGCCCAGCTCGACCGCGTCGGCGCGTTCCGCTTCGAGCCGGTCGAGGGCGCCACGGCGAACCTGCTCCCCGATCCGGTGCCCGAGGCAGTCAAGGAAGAGCGCTACGCCCGCATCATGGAGAAGACCGCGGCGATCTCCGCCGCCAAGCTCCAGGCCAAGGTCGGCCGCACACTCGAAGTGATCATCGACGAAGTCGGCGAAGAGGGCGCCACCGGCCGCAGCCAGGCCGACGCCCCGGAGATCGATGGCGAGGTCTTCCTGCGCGACGCCGGACATCTCAAGCAGGGTGACATCGTCCGCGTCGAGATCGAGGACGCCGACGAGCATGACCTCTACGGGGTCCCGCTCGCGCGCTGA
- a CDS encoding DMT family protein has translation MTERLLPIALLLASNIFMTFAWYGHLKFKAAPLFLVILVSWLIALPEYMLAVPANRWGSSVYSAAQLKGMQEVITLAVFAAFSVLYLGQKITMNHLIGFALIAAGAFFLFRAPVTP, from the coding sequence ATGACCGAACGCCTGCTCCCGATCGCGCTGCTGCTCGCCTCGAACATCTTCATGACCTTCGCCTGGTACGGCCATCTCAAGTTCAAGGCCGCGCCGCTCTTCCTAGTGATCCTGGTCAGCTGGCTGATCGCCCTCCCCGAATATATGCTCGCAGTTCCCGCCAACCGCTGGGGCAGCAGCGTCTATTCGGCCGCGCAGCTCAAGGGGATGCAGGAAGTCATCACGCTGGCGGTATTCGCCGCCTTCTCGGTCCTGTACCTCGGCCAGAAGATCACCATGAACCACCTGATCGGCTTCGCGCTGATCGCCGCGGGAGCATTCTTCCTGTTCAGGGCCCCCGTCACCCCTTAA
- a CDS encoding TrkA family potassium uptake protein: MAVLPPATLKRKSTLPIWVSISWRVLAVLALLALAVGVHWIERDGLKDTADGSVSFLDILYFTSISVTTTGYGDIVPVSTSARMFDAFVVTPIRVFVVLLFLGTAYNFVLKRTWDKWRMAVIQRTLSGHIIVAGYGTTGSETVDELIARGTDRGQIVVIDTREENLERAKACGCTVLQADATRDQILQDVRIECAESMIVCAGRDDTSILITLTARHLAPAIPISVIVRNEDNELPARAAGATTVVNPVSFAGLLLAGSCRGPHLSGYLMDLASIHGEVELSERAVRADEIGKPLAGIETGLGVRIYRDGMHYGHKAPEAAALLAGDLIVEIVTG, encoded by the coding sequence ATGGCCGTCCTCCCACCCGCCACGCTCAAGCGCAAATCGACCCTGCCGATCTGGGTCTCGATCAGCTGGCGAGTGCTGGCCGTGCTCGCGCTGCTCGCGCTGGCGGTGGGGGTCCACTGGATAGAGCGCGACGGGCTCAAGGACACCGCCGACGGGTCGGTCAGCTTCCTCGACATCCTCTATTTCACCTCGATCTCGGTCACCACCACCGGCTATGGCGACATCGTGCCGGTCAGCACGTCGGCGCGGATGTTCGATGCGTTCGTGGTCACGCCGATCCGCGTTTTCGTGGTGCTGCTCTTCCTGGGCACCGCCTATAATTTCGTGCTCAAGCGCACCTGGGACAAATGGCGTATGGCAGTGATCCAGCGGACCCTATCGGGTCACATCATCGTGGCCGGCTACGGCACCACCGGCTCGGAGACCGTCGACGAGCTGATCGCGCGCGGCACCGATCGCGGCCAGATCGTCGTAATCGACACCCGAGAGGAAAATCTCGAGCGCGCCAAGGCGTGCGGCTGCACCGTGCTCCAGGCCGACGCCACCCGCGACCAGATCCTTCAGGACGTGCGGATCGAATGCGCCGAATCGATGATCGTATGCGCCGGGCGCGACGACACCTCGATCCTGATCACCCTCACCGCGCGCCACCTCGCCCCGGCGATCCCGATCAGCGTGATCGTCCGCAACGAGGATAACGAACTGCCCGCGCGGGCGGCCGGCGCCACCACCGTAGTCAATCCGGTGAGCTTCGCCGGGTTGCTGCTCGCCGGCTCATGCCGCGGCCCGCACCTTTCGGGCTACCTCATGGACCTGGCCTCGATCCACGGCGAAGTCGAACTGTCCGAACGCGCCGTCCGCGCCGACGAGATCGGCAAGCCGCTCGCGGGAATCGAGACCGGCCTCGGCGTCCGCATCTATCGCGATGGCATGCATTACGGCCACAAGGCGCCCGAAGCCGCCGCGCTGCTCGCCGGCGACCTGATCGTCGAGATCGTTACCGGATGA
- a CDS encoding M23 family metallopeptidase, translating into MRRMGVMLFGALALSGCIPAEAGSGPGRYQAPAYDNPQQDQFERRSLDQDVRTLPAPPPAWEARRVTADAKQVSSSIYVVQPGDSLRSIAAKTSAGSEAIARANNLVAPFVIQPGQRLSIPGGRYHLVRTGETGIAIARAYGVEWSRVIAANTLAEPYILRTGQRLLIPSTRPETIEERAARFHLDIDDILTGGQPALAANAQPAKPVATAKRVLPATTPVATPAVRTAGQFAWPVKGSVVKRFGPGKSGERNDGIKIAVPLDTPVLAAADGVVAYVGSDVPALGGLVIVKHGSSTTTVYGHAGQLLVQRGQSVKKGQMIALSGNSGFADRPELHFEIRQGRTPVDPLARLSAR; encoded by the coding sequence ATGCGCCGCATGGGGGTAATGCTGTTCGGCGCGCTGGCGCTGTCGGGCTGCATACCGGCCGAAGCCGGGTCGGGCCCCGGCCGCTACCAGGCACCCGCCTATGACAATCCGCAGCAGGATCAGTTCGAGCGCCGCTCGCTCGATCAGGACGTCCGTACGCTGCCCGCGCCGCCGCCCGCTTGGGAAGCGCGCCGCGTCACCGCGGATGCGAAGCAGGTGTCGAGCTCGATCTATGTCGTCCAGCCCGGCGACTCGCTCCGCTCGATCGCCGCGAAGACCAGCGCCGGGTCCGAGGCGATCGCCCGCGCCAACAACCTCGTCGCGCCGTTCGTCATCCAGCCCGGCCAGCGCCTCAGCATTCCCGGCGGCCGCTATCACCTCGTCCGCACCGGCGAGACCGGCATCGCGATCGCCCGCGCCTATGGCGTCGAATGGTCGCGCGTCATCGCGGCCAATACGCTCGCCGAACCCTATATCCTGCGCACCGGCCAGCGGCTGCTGATCCCGAGCACCCGCCCGGAGACGATCGAGGAGCGCGCCGCGCGCTTCCACCTCGACATCGACGACATCCTCACCGGCGGCCAGCCAGCGCTGGCGGCCAATGCCCAGCCGGCAAAGCCCGTCGCGACGGCCAAGCGCGTCCTTCCAGCGACAACCCCGGTCGCAACACCGGCAGTACGCACCGCGGGGCAGTTCGCCTGGCCGGTCAAGGGTTCGGTGGTGAAGCGCTTCGGCCCCGGCAAAAGCGGCGAGCGCAACGACGGGATCAAGATCGCCGTGCCGCTCGACACCCCCGTCCTCGCCGCTGCCGACGGCGTCGTCGCCTATGTCGGCAGCGACGTGCCCGCACTCGGCGGCCTCGTCATCGTCAAGCACGGCAGCAGCACCACCACGGTCTACGGCCATGCCGGGCAATTGCTTGTCCAGCGCGGCCAATCGGTCAAGAAAGGCCAGATGATCGCCCTCTCCGGCAATTCAGGCTTCGCCGACCGCCCCGAACTCCATTTCGAAATTCGCCAGGGCCGCACCCCGGTCGATCCGCTGGCGAGGCTCTCCGCGAGGTGA
- the surE gene encoding 5'/3'-nucleotidase SurE yields the protein MRILLTNDDGYHARGLAVLERIARTISDDITVVAPAEEQSGKGRALTLTEPFRVRRMGDDRYAVRGTPTDCVMFALAEAMKDSPPDLILSGVNRGGNLAEDVSYSGTVSAAMEGALAGIRSVALSQRYERTGMGDAVPFDTAEAWGERALRPLLDAPWAPRTLVNINFPPIPADAVKGIKPVSQGLRDYGRVGLDKRVDPRGFPYYWLAMSRLPHTPDPETDLEAIEQGWITVTPLHLDLTHRDSLEGLKAIYC from the coding sequence ATGCGTATTCTCCTCACCAACGACGACGGCTATCATGCCCGCGGCCTCGCAGTGCTCGAGCGCATCGCCCGCACCATCTCCGACGACATCACCGTGGTCGCCCCCGCCGAGGAGCAATCGGGCAAGGGCCGCGCGCTCACCCTCACCGAGCCGTTCCGCGTCCGCCGCATGGGCGACGACCGCTACGCCGTCCGCGGCACGCCCACCGATTGCGTGATGTTCGCGCTCGCCGAGGCAATGAAGGACTCCCCGCCCGACCTGATCCTCTCGGGCGTCAACCGCGGCGGCAATCTCGCCGAGGACGTGAGTTACTCGGGCACCGTCTCCGCCGCGATGGAAGGCGCGCTCGCCGGGATCCGTTCGGTCGCGCTCAGCCAGCGCTACGAGCGGACCGGGATGGGCGACGCTGTCCCCTTCGACACCGCCGAAGCCTGGGGCGAACGCGCGCTGCGCCCGCTGCTCGACGCGCCCTGGGCGCCGCGCACCCTGGTCAACATCAACTTCCCGCCGATCCCCGCCGATGCGGTCAAGGGCATCAAGCCAGTCAGCCAGGGCCTTCGCGACTATGGCCGGGTCGGCCTCGACAAGCGCGTCGATCCCCGCGGCTTCCCCTATTACTGGCTGGCGATGAGCCGATTGCCGCACACGCCCGATCCCGAAACCGACCTCGAGGCGATCGAGCAGGGCTGGATCACGGTGACGCCGCTCCACCTCGATCTCACCCACCGCGACTCGCTGGAGGGCCTCAAGGCGATCTATTGTTAA
- the serS gene encoding serine--tRNA ligase, which yields MHDIRFIRETPAAFDAGLARRGLEPRSAELLALDEKRRALIHEAQTTQARRNEASKAIGAAKARRDDPTDLMAEVAALKERMPAIDAEEKAVGTELTTALAAIPNLPLADVPQGADEEDNELVHQRGTPPSFAFEAKEHDAIGPALGLDFETGALLSGSRFTFLRGSAARLHRALGQFMLDTLTRDHGFEEAVVPLLVRSESMFGTGQLPKFAEDSFETTDGRWLIPTSEVSLTNSVREKILSEEVLPLRFTALSPCFRSEAGSAGRDTRGYIRQHQFEKVEMVSITTPDQSEAEHERMTACAEDILTKLGLAFRRMKLCTGDMGFSAARTYDLEVWLPGQARYREISSVSTCTDFQARRMNARYRPEGEKGTRFVHTLNGSGLAVGRTLVAVVENYQQEDGSVAVPEVLQPYLGGINRLEPR from the coding sequence ATGCATGACATCCGGTTCATCCGCGAAACCCCCGCTGCCTTCGACGCCGGCCTGGCCAGGCGCGGGCTCGAACCCCGCTCGGCCGAACTGCTCGCGCTCGACGAGAAGCGCCGCGCGCTGATCCACGAGGCGCAGACCACTCAGGCGCGCCGCAACGAGGCGTCGAAGGCGATCGGCGCCGCCAAGGCCCGCCGCGACGACCCCACCGACCTGATGGCCGAAGTCGCCGCCCTGAAGGAGCGGATGCCCGCGATCGACGCCGAGGAAAAGGCCGTCGGCACCGAGCTGACCACCGCCCTCGCCGCGATCCCCAATCTCCCCCTCGCCGACGTGCCGCAGGGCGCCGACGAGGAGGATAACGAACTCGTCCACCAGCGCGGCACCCCGCCCAGCTTCGCCTTCGAGGCCAAGGAACACGACGCGATCGGCCCCGCGCTCGGCCTCGATTTCGAGACCGGTGCCTTGCTCTCCGGCTCGCGCTTCACCTTCCTGCGCGGCAGCGCTGCGCGCCTCCACCGCGCGCTCGGCCAGTTCATGCTCGACACCCTCACCCGCGATCACGGCTTCGAGGAAGCGGTCGTCCCCCTTCTCGTCCGCAGCGAGAGCATGTTCGGCACCGGCCAGCTCCCCAAATTCGCCGAGGACAGCTTCGAGACCACCGACGGCCGCTGGCTGATCCCGACCTCCGAAGTCAGCCTGACCAACAGCGTCCGCGAGAAGATCCTCAGCGAAGAGGTCCTGCCGCTGCGCTTCACCGCTCTCTCGCCCTGCTTCCGCTCGGAGGCAGGCTCGGCGGGCCGCGACACCCGCGGCTATATCCGCCAGCACCAGTTCGAGAAGGTCGAGATGGTCTCGATCACCACTCCGGACCAGTCCGAGGCCGAGCATGAGCGGATGACCGCCTGCGCCGAGGATATCCTGACCAAGCTCGGCCTCGCCTTCCGCCGGATGAAGCTGTGCACCGGCGACATGGGCTTCTCCGCCGCGCGCACCTACGATCTCGAAGTGTGGCTCCCCGGCCAGGCGCGCTACCGCGAGATTTCGAGCGTCTCGACCTGCACCGATTTCCAGGCCCGCCGGATGAACGCGCGCTACCGCCCCGAGGGCGAGAAGGGCACGCGCTTCGTCCACACCCTCAACGGCTCGGGCCTCGCGGTCGGCCGCACGCTCGTCGCGGTAGTCGAGAACTATCAGCAGGAGGACGGCTCGGTCGCCGTGCCCGAAGTGCTGCAGCCCTATCTCGGCGGCATAAACCGGCTCGAACCGCGCTGA
- a CDS encoding host attachment family protein: MQVPHDTFVVVADGRKMLFLRNEGDAEYPNLQVEKKVVDKHNPSHHEQATDLAGGASSTRGGGQWGGGSMGEVDFHQLEEDRFAAETAELLKKRALNNDFESLIIIAPPKTLGELRKHYHKEVSDRLKAEIAKDLTDHTVPQIEEALARAE; this comes from the coding sequence ATGCAGGTTCCGCACGATACGTTCGTGGTGGTCGCGGATGGCCGGAAGATGCTGTTCCTCAGGAACGAAGGCGATGCCGAATATCCCAACCTGCAGGTCGAGAAGAAGGTGGTCGACAAGCATAACCCCTCGCACCACGAACAGGCGACCGACCTGGCCGGCGGCGCATCGAGCACTCGCGGCGGCGGGCAATGGGGTGGCGGCAGCATGGGCGAGGTGGACTTCCACCAGCTCGAGGAGGACCGCTTCGCCGCGGAGACGGCCGAACTGCTCAAGAAGCGCGCGCTCAACAACGACTTCGAGTCGCTGATCATCATCGCCCCGCCCAAGACGCTGGGCGAGCTGCGGAAGCATTATCACAAGGAAGTGAGCGACCGATTGAAGGCCGAGATCGCGAAAGACCTGACCGACCACACCGTGCCGCAGATCGAGGAAGCGCTGGCCCGGGCGGAGTAG
- the dksA gene encoding RNA polymerase-binding protein DksA has product MATVLERADEAGKYFPAAANDGGDGYRPHNDEPFMNPRQQEYFREKLLAWKDAIYREAAGTLNQLQTDSLREADLTDRASSETDWSIELRTRDRQRKLISKIDAAMRRIEEGEYGYCEVTGEPISLARLEARPIATMTVEAQERHERNEKVSRDE; this is encoded by the coding sequence ATGGCTACGGTATTGGAACGTGCCGACGAAGCGGGGAAATATTTCCCGGCGGCGGCGAATGACGGCGGCGACGGATATCGCCCGCACAACGACGAACCCTTCATGAACCCGCGGCAGCAGGAGTATTTCCGCGAGAAGCTGCTCGCCTGGAAGGACGCGATCTATCGCGAGGCCGCCGGCACCCTCAACCAGCTGCAGACCGATTCGCTGCGCGAGGCCGACCTTACCGACCGCGCATCGAGCGAGACCGACTGGTCGATCGAACTGCGCACCCGCGATCGCCAGCGCAAGCTGATCTCCAAGATCGACGCGGCGATGCGCCGGATCGAAGAGGGTGAATATGGCTATTGCGAAGTGACCGGCGAGCCGATCTCGCTCGCCCGGCTCGAAGCACGGCCGATCGCGACGATGACGGTCGAGGCGCAGGAGCGTCACGAGCGCAACGAGAAGGTCTCGCGCGACGAATAG
- a CDS encoding PilZ domain-containing protein, whose amino-acid sequence MDDHFSTDSVNALSADDFTGQRSGSRDSLMLTAQFRIAGDDKVVQARVRNLSSGGLMAEYASPVAAHTPVEIEVRGVGWVKGRIAWVTDGRVGVAFDIEIDPMLARKPVGKGAQNPAYTKPSLTRR is encoded by the coding sequence ATGGATGACCATTTCTCTACCGATTCGGTGAACGCGCTCTCGGCCGATGACTTTACCGGCCAGCGCAGCGGTTCGCGCGACAGCCTGATGCTCACGGCGCAGTTTCGAATCGCCGGTGACGACAAGGTCGTCCAGGCGCGCGTGCGCAACCTCTCCTCGGGCGGATTGATGGCGGAATATGCCTCGCCCGTCGCAGCGCACACGCCGGTGGAAATCGAAGTGCGTGGCGTGGGCTGGGTGAAGGGGCGCATCGCCTGGGTCACCGACGGGCGCGTCGGCGTGGCCTTCGATATCGAGATCGATCCGATGCTGGCGCGCAAGCCGGTCGGCAAGGGTGCGCAAAACCCGGCCTATACGAAGCCTTCGCTCACGCGACGCTAA
- a CDS encoding YdcH family protein: MQNAHFVALNAKHSTLDQRITAEAQRPLPDQMLIADLKKQKLRVKEELSR, encoded by the coding sequence ATGCAGAACGCGCATTTCGTGGCACTCAACGCCAAGCATTCGACTCTGGACCAGCGGATTACCGCCGAAGCGCAACGGCCGCTTCCCGATCAGATGCTGATAGCGGATTTGAAGAAGCAGAAACTGCGCGTCAAGGAGGAGCTAAGCCGCTAG
- a CDS encoding YdcH family protein — translation MDESEIVRRLEELRTEHRDLDTAIDALRETGSADQLQLARLKKRKLRLRDEIAVFEDQLVPDIIA, via the coding sequence ATGGACGAAAGCGAGATCGTGCGGCGACTCGAGGAGTTGCGGACCGAGCATCGGGATCTCGACACCGCGATCGACGCGCTGCGCGAAACCGGCTCGGCGGACCAGCTCCAGCTGGCGCGGCTGAAGAAGCGCAAGCTGCGGCTGCGCGACGAGATCGCGGTGTTCGAAGATCAGCTCGTCCCCGACATCATTGCCTGA
- a CDS encoding DUF1465 family protein has product MTEQATSTIHRRLVDSLYVEAMLLADEARGYFDVLGRAERDSLEALSRVTFSCESLKVTTRLMHIIAWLLTQRAVEAGELTPVDALSPSRRLGDAPETEAETLDTMPAHARTIIATSIELHRRVARLDASLDEPPAEASPARRMIERLSASF; this is encoded by the coding sequence ATGACGGAGCAGGCAACCTCGACGATCCATCGCAGGCTGGTAGATTCGCTCTATGTCGAGGCGATGCTGCTGGCTGACGAGGCGCGCGGCTATTTCGATGTGCTGGGCCGCGCCGAGCGCGACTCGCTCGAGGCACTGAGCCGCGTCACCTTTTCCTGCGAGTCGCTCAAGGTCACGACGCGGCTGATGCACATCATCGCGTGGCTGCTGACTCAGCGCGCGGTCGAGGCGGGCGAACTCACGCCCGTCGATGCGCTGTCGCCCTCACGGCGTCTGGGCGATGCGCCCGAGACCGAGGCGGAGACGCTCGATACGATGCCTGCCCATGCGCGCACGATCATCGCCACCAGCATCGAACTCCACCGCCGCGTCGCACGGCTCGACGCCTCGCTCGACGAGCCGCCGGCCGAAGCGAGTCCGGCGCGCCGGATGATCGAGCGGCTTTCCGCTTCGTTCTGA
- a CDS encoding nitronate monooxygenase family protein, with translation MALPPLFDRLRLPVIGSPLFIISVPDLVIAQCKAGIVGSFPALNARPQSLLDEWLHRITEELAAWDRANPDSPAAPFAVNQIVHRSNDRLEADLHTCAKWKVPIVITSLGARPELNDAVHSWGGIALHDVIDDRFAHKAIEKGADGLILVATGAGGHAGKLNPFPFVQEVREWFDGPLILSGAIATGRAVLAAQVLGADLAYIGSPFIATDEANAVDAYKQGIVEGRAADIVYSNLFTGVHGNYLRSSIVAAGLDPEKLPESDPSAMNFGGAKAWKEIWGSGQGIGAVGAVEPAAVKIERLKREYAAAKAALCQLTV, from the coding sequence ATGGCTCTTCCTCCGCTGTTCGATCGCCTCCGGCTCCCTGTCATCGGCTCGCCCTTGTTCATCATCTCGGTGCCCGATCTGGTCATCGCGCAGTGCAAGGCGGGGATCGTCGGTTCCTTCCCGGCGCTCAATGCACGCCCGCAGAGCCTGCTCGACGAATGGCTCCACCGGATCACCGAGGAGCTCGCCGCCTGGGACCGCGCCAATCCGGACAGCCCTGCCGCCCCCTTCGCAGTCAACCAGATCGTCCACCGCTCGAACGACCGGCTCGAGGCCGATCTCCACACCTGTGCCAAGTGGAAGGTGCCGATCGTCATCACCTCGCTCGGCGCGCGCCCCGAACTCAATGACGCAGTGCACAGCTGGGGTGGCATCGCGCTCCACGACGTCATCGACGATCGCTTCGCCCACAAGGCGATCGAGAAGGGCGCCGACGGGCTGATCCTCGTCGCTACTGGCGCGGGCGGCCATGCCGGCAAGCTCAATCCCTTCCCCTTCGTCCAGGAAGTGCGCGAGTGGTTCGACGGGCCGCTGATCCTGTCGGGCGCGATCGCCACCGGCCGCGCAGTGCTCGCCGCGCAGGTGCTCGGCGCCGACCTCGCCTATATCGGCTCACCCTTCATCGCGACTGACGAAGCCAATGCCGTCGACGCCTATAAGCAGGGCATCGTCGAGGGCCGCGCGGCCGATATCGTCTATTCGAACCTGTTCACCGGGGTGCACGGCAATTACCTGCGCAGCTCGATCGTGGCAGCCGGGCTCGACCCCGAAAAGCTGCCGGAGAGCGATCCCAGCGCAATGAACTTCGGCGGCGCCAAGGCGTGGAAGGAGATCTGGGGATCGGGCCAGGGCATCGGCGCCGTCGGCGCCGTCGAGCCCGCCGCAGTCAAGATCGAGCGGCTCAAGAGGGAATATGCCGCGGCGAAGGCGGCGCTGTGCCAATTGACAGTTTGA